Part of the Photobacterium sp. DA100 genome is shown below.
TATTAAGCGCGTTAAGTCCCCACTGACCATGGTTCAGTAAAAATAGGCCGCCTCCAGTGATCAGCATGAGCATGAACATGGCACCAAAAAAGTTACCGATATACACTTTTGCCCATAGTGACAACATCTTCTTTAATGTGATCTGACGGTTTGCCCAGGAGATACTGGAAAGCACAGAACTGGTGAATAGTTCACCGCCACAGAGCACGATAAGAATCAGCCCCATACTGAAGACCATACCACCGACTAATCGGCTTAGCCCCCACCCTGCTGATGCACTCCCTGTTGTTACAGTGATATAGAATACGAATGCTAATCCGATAAAAGCTCCCGCCATCATAGCAAGGCCCAGTGTCATACTACTGGTCTTCTTTGCTTTGCTAAGCGCAAACTTTTCCGCTTCCGCCATCATTTCCATTGGCGAGAACAGTTGATTATTGCTGGAATCTCCGTAACTCATGCTTACCCCAAGTGTTACGCATCTTTATTCAAAAATGAAAACCAATTAACGTGGGCGCGGTGCTTAAATCAAAAGGTCAAAGTGTCAATCGATGCGTGTATAAGAAAAATTGATAGCATTATAGAGCTAAATAAGTTTTTCTTTCATTAAATATTTGCAATATATGATTACACTTTCGTATGTTGCGGTAATTGTTTGAAATGAAATTAAAGATTTGATTCTCGATAGATAGAGTGGAATCTGCTGATAAGCAACAAGCCACACATACATGATACGCCTTTAGCATCTTAATTTTGTGATATTTGTCTTTATTTGCTTCATGAAAGCAAAAAAAAAACACCCAGACAAGCTGGGTGTTTGTTACTCCGCAAATGTATTTCTACAGACTATTTATTCTGCTGGCACGAGTGCTTTTTCAACTCTAACCGCAGCCACCTTAAACTCAGGGATCTTGGCATAGGGGTCAGTCGCCGATACTGTCAGCTTGTTTGCTGCTGACTCCACAAAGTGGAACGGCACAAACACAACATTTGGTTGAATACGCTTGGTCACGAATGCCGGCGCATCAATCGAGCCACGTCGAGTCGACAATGTCAGCATCTCACCATTTGACACACCTAAGCGCTCTGCATCAAACACGGAGATCATAACCCTTGGGCCAGCAAGGTTATCAAGACCCTTCGTTTTACGGGTCATCGTCCCTGTATGGAACTGCTCCAACAGGCGCCCTGTTGACAACACCATAGGATACTCATCATCAGGAAGTTCTGCGGCATACAAGAAAGGTACCGCGGTCATCTCTGCCTTTTCACCCCGTACAAAACTCTCTTGGTGCATGACTCGTGTGCCAGGATGGTTTTCATCACGACACGGCCACTGCAAACCATCTTTACCGACGCGATCCCATGTGATACCCGCGTATTGCGGCGTTAGCACATTGATCTCTGCCGTAATATCTTTGACTGACTGGTAAGCCCAGTCACTCCCCATCGCATTAGCAATATTCTGGATGATTTGCCAATCTTCCATGGCCTCGCCCGGTGCCTTAACAGCAGGGTTCAAACGCTGAACACGACGTTCCGTGTTGGTAAAGTGACCGGTCTTCTCGGCAAATGAATATGCAGGAAGCACGACATCCGCCAGCTGCGCCGTCTCTGTCATGAAAATATCTTGCACGACCAAGAAATCGAGCTGATCAATGGCTTCCAATACGTGCTTCTGGTCTGGGTCACTCAGTACCGGGTTCTCACCCATCACATACAAACCGCGGATTTCCTTTTTACAGGCTGCATCGATAATCTCGGTCAGCGTCAAACCTGGGGTTGATGACAAATCTGGGCGATCCCATGCTTTAGCGAACTTGGCATGAGCATCTTCATTTGTCACTTTTTGATAGCCTGGGAAGTCCCAAGGCAATGCTCCCATATCACAAGCACCTTGCACATTTGACTGACCACGTAATGGATTAATACCACCGCCTTCGATACCAATGTTGCCACAGAGCAATTGCAAGTTGGCAATTGAGCGAACATTATCATGGCCAGTAGTATGCTGAGTAATACCCATCGAGTAATAGATAGCAGTTCGTTTGGCTGTACCTATTGTCTCAGCCAACTTCAACAAGTCAGCTTGCTTCACACCAGTAACCAGCTCTACTTTGTCCGGTGCGTAAGCGTCACTCATTACCTCAGCTTTGAGATCTTCATATCCCTCAACACGCTGTTCAATATAGCTTTGATCTTGCCAGCCATTCTTGATGATTTGCTGCATGATACCGTTAAGCAACATCACGTCAGTACCCGGACGATGCGCAACATAAAGTTCTGAATGGTCAGCAATATCTACTTTCTTCGGATCTGCCACTACCAAACGCGCAGTCCCTTTTCGAAGAGCCTGTTTAATATGTGAAGCAATGATAGGGTGAGCCGATGTCGTATCCGAACCGATAATGAAGATCAGATCGGAGTGGGCAATACTTGGGATATCGTTAGTCATCGCCCCACTACCCAGCGAAGCCTCAAGGCCTGTCACGGTTGTAGAGTGACATAGACGCGCACAGTGGTCGACGTTGTTAGTACCCAACTCACGACGGATAAACTTCTGGAAAGCGAAGTTATCTTCATTGGTGGTTTTCGCAGAAGAGAAACCAGCCAATGCATTACCGCCCGCCTCTTGCTTGATAGTTGCGAACTTATCGGCAATCAAGGCAATCGCTTCTTCCCAGCTTGCCGGTTGCAGTTCGCCGTCTTTACGGATCAGCGGTTGGCTCAGGCGCTCCTTACTTTGGATAAAGTCGAAACCAAAACGCCCTTTGACACATAGCATACCCTCATTCACTGGAGAGTCTTTCGCACCCTGTACGTAGCGGATTTTATCTGTCAGCTCATCCACATACATGGTGACCTTACATCCCACCCCGCAGTAGGTACAAATGGTATCAACCGGCTTGAGCATTTCGATACGGCCCTGCGATTTATCGCGGGCATCAGTGAGCGCACCTGTCGGGCAAACCTGCACGCAAGCACCACACTGCACGCAGTTTGAATCACCCATGCTATAGCCACTCTCGAAGCCCGGACGGCACTCAGGGCGCTTAGCACTGTTGCCATCAGCATCTTTCATGAAGTCAAGGGCACCGTGAACAGCCTTCTCGTTACAGATATCAACACACTGACCACAGCTGATACAACGGTTGGCATCAAATACGATAAACTCCGAACTATCATCGACAGCAAACTTCTGGCAGTTGGACATATCCAACTCGTCTTTGTCTACCTTGTATTCGGTTGCAAAATCGCGCAGTTTACAGTCAGTATTGGCCTGACAGCCGCACTCAAGACAACGGGCAGCTTCACGCATCGCTTCCTCGTTGACAAAGCCGGTTTCTACTTCGGCAAAGTTGAGCTGGCGTTGCTGGCTGGTAAGCTCCGGCATGATCGAGCGCATAGCTTTCTGGATCCCTTCGAACTGCTTGGGATCGACCTGATTCACCTTCGCTGCTTTCTGCGAGTTATATGGCTTAACCGGGATATGCTCCATATCTCCATTGAAATAACGGTCAATCGCTTCAGCCGCAACTCGGCCATCAGCCACAGCTTCAATCGCTGTCGCAGGACCGCGACGGAAGTCACCGATACTAAAGATATTCTCTACCCCGGAGTGCATTGTATCGTCATTAGACTCAAGCGTTAGCCAACGGGTAACTGGCAGTTCGATAGTGTCATTTTCCAGGAACGACAAATCTGGTTTTTGCGAAACGGCCGAAATCACGGTATCGAAATGCTCGACAAAATACTCACCTGTCGCCTCTGGTCGGCGGCGACCTGAAGCGTCTGGTTCACCAAGTGCCATTTTTTCTAGCTTCACTTCCGTTACCCGGCCATTGCTGTCTGCAATGTTCTCTACAGGGTTGGTCAGGAAGTGGAATTTTACCCCTTCATGCTCAGCTTCGACGATCTCGTAATCTTCCGCTGGCATTTCATCGCGAGTACGACGGTAAATAAGAGTGGTATCAGCACCGGCGCGAACTGCGGTTCGTGCACAGTCAATAGCAGTATTACCGCCACCGATAACTGCAACCTTTTTGCCAGTGGTGTAGTTTTGTGTCGTTACATAGTCTTTCAGGTAATCGACACCTAAGTAACAACCGTCCTGATCGCTTCCCGGGTAGTTCATCTCGACAGCTTGAGAGGCACCAACGGCCAAACATACCGCATCATACTGTTTGGTCAGCTCAGATAGCAGGAAGTCTTTACCCAACGTGGTATTGGTCTCTACCTTCATACCATTGCGGCAGATAAGTTCAATTTCCTTATCTAGGATCGCTTTTGGCAAACGGTATTCAGGAATACCGTAACGTAACCAACCACCCGCCTCCGGCATAGACTCGAACACAGTGACGTTGTAACCCTCATTGCTCAGGTAGTAGCCACAGCTCAAACCGCCTGGTCCGCTACCGATGATCGCAACATTCTTTCCTTTATCCGCTTTACGTGGCGGCACGTACTGTTCTTGTGCTTCAAGATCAATATCGGCAGCGTGACGCTTCAATTGGCGGATCGCAATTGGCTCGTCGACAATGCCACGACGACATTCAGTCTCACAGAATGCAGGACAAACACGACCAATAGACAGTGGCATTGGCAAGGTTCGTTTGATGACCTCAACCGCCTTCTGGTGGTCATTTTGAGAAATGTGATATAGATAGGACTGAATATCGACCCCCGCAGGACAGGCTGTTTGGCAAGGCGCCTCACAGTCTGCGTAATGGTCTGACATAATACGGTTTAGCGATTGGCGACGACGCTCAGATAGTGCATCGCTTTGCGTGGTGATCACCATCTCAGGAGCAGTAGAAACTTCACATGCACGCTGAACACCCTGGCCTTCAATTTCAACCACGCATAAATCGCATGGTACTTTTTCACCATTTTTATTCAACCCACACAGAGATGGGATTTCAATCTCGAACTGTTGAGCGAGCTCGAGAATTGACAATTGACCGTCAGTAGCCAGTACCTGACCGTCTATCGTTAAATTGCTCATAGTTGCCTCTTTGTATTGCTGGCACTGTGCCTTTATTGTGAGTTTCAAATGCTCTTAAATTTGCTAACTTCTTGTTCATGGGGAGAAGCAGCACAGCGCTCAGGATGATAACCAGTAGTATTTTTATGTAGGTTCAGTCGATCATCTTTTTGTAGTTATTAGGTCAGAATATCAGCTACAGCATCAAATTCCTTGATTTGAAACATTTTGGATATTTATTTTGGCCATGAAATAATTAAAAGAGATAAATAGTAGCTTTTTTCTGCTAACTCAAAGGGTTGCTTAGACAAGTGTTTTGAGGTGAGATAATATATTGATAAATTTAATATTACTTAAGCCTGCGCACTTCAATGACCACGATACTCGACTCTGTAGACCAGCGAACTAACCTCGTTGGTGAAAACCGCCTAGAACTCCTCATCTTCCGGCTCCATACCGCACAGTTGTTTGCTATTAACGTGTTCAAGGTAAAGGAAGTGGTGAAACTACCTAAGCTCAACCAACTGCCAGGCTCCCACCCGAACATCAGCGGTGTTGCCAATATCCGAGGCGTGTCTATCCCAGTTATCGATTTGCGTCAGGCCATTGGTATGCGAGCAGGCGGTGCCCAAGAAGAATGCAACATCATCATCACCGAATACAACCGCAGCATTCAGGCTTTCCTGGTAGGGCAAGTTATGAACATCATGAACCTAACCTGGCAGGATATTCAGCCACCACCAAGGCAAGTTGGAAAAAATAATTACCTTACAGCCATTACCAAGATCAAAAAAGACAATACCGAACGCTTAGTCAGTATTATCGATGTCGAGAAGGTGCTGGCCGAAATTGTCGATTACGATACACAAATATCACATGAAGTGCTCGATCAGTCGCTACTAGGCCATTTCCAAGGACGTAAAGTATTGATTGTTGACGATTCATCAACAGCACGCGCGCAAATCAGAGAAACCTTATCACAGCTAGGATTGGAGGTGATTGAGGCACAAAACGGACTACATGCTCTTACTATGTTGAAGAACTGGTGCGACAAGGGCATTAACCTTTACGATGAGCTGCTGATGCTGTTTACCGATGCTGAAATGCCCGAAATGGACGGCTATAAGCTAACCCACGAAATCCGCAATGACCCTAGGATGCGGGATCTCCATATCGCATTGAATACCTCTCTGAGCGGTAACTTTAATGAAGCCATGGTCAAAAAAGTCGGCTGCGATCGCTTCATCTCCAAGTTTCAGCCTGATCTACTGGTAGAAGTTGTTCAAGATAGACTGAAGCAGCTCCTCTAACGGCATCAGCTCGCCCTCCAGGCCACTATATGATCCTAAGGGCGAGCACTCATGCCACACATCACAATCATTTCTTGTTTGGTATTGATATACCTAAGGCTTTCTTTTTCAATAATCACTCAGCAGTAGATAAGGCTGAAGTGAAGCATTGATACTTTCAATAACAGTTCATACCAAAGCACTTCATCCATCATCTTTGCCCCGCAGCCTGCTGGTTCTGTTCTAGCCTGTTATCGGCTCTGTTAGGCATTTGGTGTATATGTTGTTCCGTATCGACGAGCTGCCAACTTTCATCCCAGGCATAGAGCGTCTCTCCACCGATAATATCGATTTTATGTGCGCTTATATCATCCGCCCTTACAGTCAGCTGCATCGTTAACAGTAAGGTGATGAGGAAGGAAAGCACCCAGCTTGGTGCCTCCTCTTTTACCTTTTTTTTCTGGTATTCAGTCATAGCCTGCCCTCTTAATGATTTTTGGCCGTGCTGACATTGTCACTTGCGCTGCGCAATGTGACTCGGCGGTCAAAAAAATCACCTTCGAAATTCTGCTCGCCTTTCAGCGGCGCTTGATCACCGTAAGCCGAAGCGTATAGCTGCACAGTATCAACGCCTTGCAGTTCAAGATACTGGCGCACTGCTTCTACCCGTTGCTCCGATAACGCAAGATTTCTTTCGCTGCTGCCACGGCGATCAGAGTAGCCCGATAGTTCCCAGCGAATGTCTGGCGCTTGCTTCATTATCTCGGCGATTTCATCCAGTTGGGCTTTGAACAAGGGTTCAATCTCAGCAGAACCGGTTCTAAAGTGCACGTTCATTTCCAGAGCAAGATCTAGCTGTCGATCCTCAAGGTTCATCAACTCATATTTGTCTTGCTCTAGACGGGCTATTTCAATTTGGGCCTGGTTGTATTTCCGGCTGATGCGCTCAAGCTCCATATTACGGGCAACCAGTTCGCCCAACTCTTCATCTTGGGCTTTGATTTGTTCATCCTGACCGACAGCGGTACCAACAATGCCACCGACCATGGCACCAACAACTGCCCCGACAGGACCACCGACAATGGCCCCCAGTGCGGCACCTGAGCCCAAACCGATAAGTTGTTCTTGCTCACCCACTTTATAGCTATCGTCCATACTGTCACTGGCTGTCGCCATTGGAGAAACAAGTGAAGCCATTAGCGTTGTGGCGATTAGTGTTGAGATAAGCTGCTTTTTCATTGTGATGTCCTCATCGAATGTACTTTGTTACGACTAACTGTTTAAGTCGCTGTCTCGTTTTGATGAGGTTATTAAAGCAGGCCGATCTGGCAAATTGAGGCATAAAAAAAGGCAATGTAATGATCAATTGTGGCAAAAAAATGGCAATTGCCCTGATTCCCCTTACAAGCCTTTTCTCTCAGCTAGATTGTTGTATAGTCACAACATAAACACTGTTCACAATTTTCTACCGCTTGCGGTACAGGTAAAGAGTCATGAAAAAAATTGTCATTGTTGAAGATGAAAAAGCTATCCGTGAAAACTACATCGATGTTCTGAAAAAACACGGCTACGATGTAAAAGGCTATGACAATCGTCCTGACGCTCAAGCGGCATTTGAAAATGAACTGCCAGACTTGGCCATCATCGATATTGGCTTGCAGAATGAAATAGATGGTGGCTTCACCTTATGCCAGTCTCTTCGAGCTCTATCACCCACTTTACCAATTATCTTTCTCACCGCGCGCGACAGCGACTTCGATACAGTATGTGGTTTGCGCATGGGTGCTGATGACTACCTGACGAAAGATATCAGCCTACCGCATTTGATTGCCCGTATTGCCGCGTTATTTCGCCGCAGCGATCTGATGCAGCAGCCAACCGAAAAAGTGGAACTGATACAGCATGGGGATCTTTCCATCGACAAAAACAAAATGCAGGTCTATTGGCAACAAAACCTCGTAGAGTTGACTGTGACCGAATTCTGGATGGTCTATGCCCTGGCCAAGCGCCCGGGGCATGTGAAGAGCAGACATGACTTGATGAACGAAGCTCAGGTTGTGGTCGATGACAGTACCATTACCTCGCATATAAAGCGGATCCGTAAAAAATTCATGCAGTTCGATAGTCACTTTGACTGCATCAATACGGTCTATGGCATGGGCTACCGCTGGGGGGCCTGATGATAACTAAGTTTATAGCGGAAAAGTTCAGAGCAGAGCTATCGCGACTAAGACCCGCCTTCGGCCTACGTTCGAAAATCACCCTAATTGCCTGTTTGCTGCTGACACTACCCTGGATTGGCTATAACTATATTCTTGAGATGGAAAAGCTGCTCCGCCAAGGCCAGGAGCAGACCTTAATTGGGACATCAAGGGCGGTTGCGACCGCTCTCAATGAACGCCCCAACCTATTCAGTGATCAGGCCAGCTTTTTGCAGTCGGTACAAAAAGGGCGGGACTTGTACGCCTACGAACTCACATCGCCCATCAAGCTCAATGGCCAGACTAACGACTGGACAGATTATGCCGAGCAAATGGTGCATTACGGCCGCGATTATGTTCAGTTCAGTCGCTGGCCGTATCAAAAGACCGGTATCCACTTCAACCATATGGTTGGCAAATATGATGGTTATCTCTATGCCGTATTCGAAGTGAATGACAATAAGCCCGTCATGCGCCGCAAAGGATCTGCAAGAGTCGATCGCAATGATCACCTTATCATCGCCATGACTGCACCCAGCGGCGAATTCCAGCGCTACGTAGTTTCAGTTTACGAAGACGGTTGGTTCAACGCCTGGCAGATCAACGGCGATATTGCCAACCCGGCTGACCTCGTCCTGGAAAGTCAAATCCAGGGCTACTGGCGTACTACCGATAACGGCTACAACATTGAATTACGGCTTCCTCTCTCCATGCTTGGCAGCAAGCTCGGCTTTGCTTTTTATGACGTCAATAACACAGGTAACCGTGAGATTGAGACCATCATAGGGACCTCGAATACTAACCAAATTAGCAAACTCGGCACAGTGCTTATCCCCTCACCAGAGATCGAAAATATTCTAAAGGGTATGGGACATACTAGTACACGGATTTGGGTTATAGACAGGCACCAGCGTGTCTTAGCGCAAAGTGGCGATATTCAAGAGTCTAACGGTGTATGGTCTTCGTCGGTCAAATATGGCAACAAAAATAGCTCCTGGTGGACAGTACTAGAAGAAAAATGGCTTCACCCACTTTACTACCGCTACC
Proteins encoded:
- a CDS encoding chemotaxis protein CheV; its protein translation is MTTILDSVDQRTNLVGENRLELLIFRLHTAQLFAINVFKVKEVVKLPKLNQLPGSHPNISGVANIRGVSIPVIDLRQAIGMRAGGAQEECNIIITEYNRSIQAFLVGQVMNIMNLTWQDIQPPPRQVGKNNYLTAITKIKKDNTERLVSIIDVEKVLAEIVDYDTQISHEVLDQSLLGHFQGRKVLIVDDSSTARAQIRETLSQLGLEVIEAQNGLHALTMLKNWCDKGINLYDELLMLFTDAEMPEMDGYKLTHEIRNDPRMRDLHIALNTSLSGNFNEAMVKKVGCDRFISKFQPDLLVEVVQDRLKQLL
- the pdsR gene encoding proteobacterial dedicated sortase system response regulator, with the protein product MKKIVIVEDEKAIRENYIDVLKKHGYDVKGYDNRPDAQAAFENELPDLAIIDIGLQNEIDGGFTLCQSLRALSPTLPIIFLTARDSDFDTVCGLRMGADDYLTKDISLPHLIARIAALFRRSDLMQQPTEKVELIQHGDLSIDKNKMQVYWQQNLVELTVTEFWMVYALAKRPGHVKSRHDLMNEAQVVVDDSTITSHIKRIRKKFMQFDSHFDCINTVYGMGYRWGA
- the fdhF gene encoding formate dehydrogenase subunit alpha — protein: MSNLTIDGQVLATDGQLSILELAQQFEIEIPSLCGLNKNGEKVPCDLCVVEIEGQGVQRACEVSTAPEMVITTQSDALSERRRQSLNRIMSDHYADCEAPCQTACPAGVDIQSYLYHISQNDHQKAVEVIKRTLPMPLSIGRVCPAFCETECRRGIVDEPIAIRQLKRHAADIDLEAQEQYVPPRKADKGKNVAIIGSGPGGLSCGYYLSNEGYNVTVFESMPEAGGWLRYGIPEYRLPKAILDKEIELICRNGMKVETNTTLGKDFLLSELTKQYDAVCLAVGASQAVEMNYPGSDQDGCYLGVDYLKDYVTTQNYTTGKKVAVIGGGNTAIDCARTAVRAGADTTLIYRRTRDEMPAEDYEIVEAEHEGVKFHFLTNPVENIADSNGRVTEVKLEKMALGEPDASGRRRPEATGEYFVEHFDTVISAVSQKPDLSFLENDTIELPVTRWLTLESNDDTMHSGVENIFSIGDFRRGPATAIEAVADGRVAAEAIDRYFNGDMEHIPVKPYNSQKAAKVNQVDPKQFEGIQKAMRSIMPELTSQQRQLNFAEVETGFVNEEAMREAARCLECGCQANTDCKLRDFATEYKVDKDELDMSNCQKFAVDDSSEFIVFDANRCISCGQCVDICNEKAVHGALDFMKDADGNSAKRPECRPGFESGYSMGDSNCVQCGACVQVCPTGALTDARDKSQGRIEMLKPVDTICTYCGVGCKVTMYVDELTDKIRYVQGAKDSPVNEGMLCVKGRFGFDFIQSKERLSQPLIRKDGELQPASWEEAIALIADKFATIKQEAGGNALAGFSSAKTTNEDNFAFQKFIRRELGTNNVDHCARLCHSTTVTGLEASLGSGAMTNDIPSIAHSDLIFIIGSDTTSAHPIIASHIKQALRKGTARLVVADPKKVDIADHSELYVAHRPGTDVMLLNGIMQQIIKNGWQDQSYIEQRVEGYEDLKAEVMSDAYAPDKVELVTGVKQADLLKLAETIGTAKRTAIYYSMGITQHTTGHDNVRSIANLQLLCGNIGIEGGGINPLRGQSNVQGACDMGALPWDFPGYQKVTNEDAHAKFAKAWDRPDLSSTPGLTLTEIIDAACKKEIRGLYVMGENPVLSDPDQKHVLEAIDQLDFLVVQDIFMTETAQLADVVLPAYSFAEKTGHFTNTERRVQRLNPAVKAPGEAMEDWQIIQNIANAMGSDWAYQSVKDITAEINVLTPQYAGITWDRVGKDGLQWPCRDENHPGTRVMHQESFVRGEKAEMTAVPFLYAAELPDDEYPMVLSTGRLLEQFHTGTMTRKTKGLDNLAGPRVMISVFDAERLGVSNGEMLTLSTRRGSIDAPAFVTKRIQPNVVFVPFHFVESAANKLTVSATDPYAKIPEFKVAAVRVEKALVPAE
- the pdsO gene encoding sortase-associated OmpA-like protein PdsO — its product is MKKQLISTLIATTLMASLVSPMATASDSMDDSYKVGEQEQLIGLGSGAALGAIVGGPVGAVVGAMVGGIVGTAVGQDEQIKAQDEELGELVARNMELERISRKYNQAQIEIARLEQDKYELMNLEDRQLDLALEMNVHFRTGSAEIEPLFKAQLDEIAEIMKQAPDIRWELSGYSDRRGSSERNLALSEQRVEAVRQYLELQGVDTVQLYASAYGDQAPLKGEQNFEGDFFDRRVTLRSASDNVSTAKNH